The DNA window AAATACTATATATGTAAAAATAAAATAAAGGAGAGAAGTTTAATGACTACAATAAATAAACTTGAACAAGCTCTTGCAGGTGCAAAAGGTCTATCTGCACAATTTAAAACATTTTCTATGGATACGGATGACCAGCAAGCAAAGCAAATGTTTAATCAATTAGCTACAACGCTAGAAAATGCAGCTCAAACACTTCAAGGCAGA is part of the Crassaminicella profunda genome and encodes:
- a CDS encoding DUF1657 domain-containing protein — protein: MTTINKLEQALAGAKGLSAQFKTFSMDTDDQQAKQMFNQLATTLENAAQTLQGRVDFVKNEEPQYNQQQ